A single window of Grus americana isolate bGruAme1 chromosome 10, bGruAme1.mat, whole genome shotgun sequence DNA harbors:
- the LOC129210896 gene encoding stereocilin-like: MVEMLPDAVMQLLLDHATHQPRSLLALPAARRAALARGALRSLRLPAGTELAGEDLDRLGPLVGFLGQESVACVRPESLLPRLGDLQDTCLAAEAATELGRLLLSEQALGTC, encoded by the exons ATGGTGGAGATGCTGCCTGACGCCGTGATGCAACTGCTGCTGGACCACGCGACCCACCAGCCCCGCAGCCTGCTGGCCCTGCCGGCCGCCCGCCGGGCAGCCCTGGCCCGCGGGGCCCTGCGCTCCCTG CGGCTACCGGCAGGGacggagctggctggggaggaccTGGACCGGCTGGGCCCACTGGTGGGGTTCCTGGGCCAGGAGAGTGTGGCCTGTGTCCGGCCTGAGAGCCTGCTGCCACGGCTGGGGGACCTGCAAGACACCTGCCTGGCTGCGGAGGCAGCCACTGAGCTGGGGCGGCTGCTGCTGTCGGAGCAAGCGCTGGG GACTTGCTGA
- the STRC gene encoding stereocilin, whose product MGPQQLETCLGLLSRDPALRPDQLQAALSQARAVLALVGLSLGVCAGLGGLPVWGCAGAARWCWARGCRQLVVLLVLQLWGSTRVLEPAQTLCLGRLATQLGELELRELQLPDWGALSTLGELDGWLPEQMQAVVSAFLRQHGASARDLGLPELVALGHLLCGLPVAELRGLDSWELSKAAPFLGSLSLRCTEQQAEVLAAHLTSSAAFGPAAAWGPEIFTEAGTLAGGVWPSSAAHPLQCPGHGCHPEAAPVARQCPVQGPGQRPARGRSCTRQPRQERSRAPV is encoded by the exons ATGGGCCCCCAGCAGCTGGAGACTTGCCTGGGGCTGCTCAGCCGGGACCCAGCACTGCGCCCCGAccagctccaggctgctctGAGCCAGGCCAG ggctgtgctggccTTGGTGGGGTTGTCCTTGGGGGTGTGTGCTGGCCTTGGGGGGCTGCctgtgtggggctgtgctggtgctgctcggtggtgctgggccaggggctgCCGGCAGCTcgtggtgctgctggtgctgcagctgtggggcagcacCCGGGTGCTGGAGCCAGCCCAGACCCTATGCCTGGGCCGGCTGGCCACCCAGCTGGGCGAGCTGGAGctgcgggagctgcagctccccgACTGGGGGGCCCTCTCCACCCTGGGGGAGCTGGACGGCTGGTTGCCAGAGCAG ATGCAGGCTGTGGTGTCCGCCTTCCTGCGGCAGCACGGGGCAAGTGCCCGGGACCTGGGGCTGCCCGAGCTGGTGGCGCTGGGGCACTTGCTCTGTGGGCTGCCGGTGGCCGAGCTGCGGGGCCTGGACAGCTGGGAGCTCAG CAAAGCTGCCCCTTTCCTGGGCTCTCTGAGCCTGcgctgcacagagcagcaggcagaggtgctGGCTGCACACCTCACCTCCAGTGCTGCTTTTGGCCCGGCTGCTGCCTGGGGACCTGAAATCTTCACAGAGGCTGGGACATTGGCAG GTGGTGTTTGGCCCAGCTCAGCTGCGCACCCTCTCCAGTGCCCAGGCCATGGCTGTCACCCTGAGGCAGCGCCGGTGGCTCGGCAGTGCCCTGTGCAAGGCCCTGGCCAGCGCCCAGCACGAGGGAGAAGCTGCACACGACAGCCAAG GCAGGAGCGGAGCCGGGCCCCAGTCTGA
- the CKMT1A gene encoding creatine kinase U-type, mitochondrial translates to MASTFARALSARRSAGLLAMVGAGSLAAGFLLARDTVSAGDRQRRRYPPSAEYPDLRKHNNCMASNLTPAIYARLCDKATPNGWTLDQCIQTGVDNPGHPFIKTVGMVAGDEETYEVFADLFDPVIQERHNGYNPRTMKHVTDLDATKIKFGHFDERYVLSSRVRTGRSIRGLSLPPACTRAERREVEKVAVEALNGLTGDLAGRYYRLGEMTEKEQQQLIDDHFLFDKPVSPLLTAAGMARDWPDARGIWHNNEKTFLIWINEEDHTRIISMEKGGNMKRVFERFCRGLKEVERLIQERGWEFMWNERLGYILTCPSNLGTGLRAGVHIKLPLLSKDSRFPKILENLRLQKRGTGGVDTAATGSIFDISNLDRLGKSEVELVQLVIDGVNYLIDCERRLEKGQDIRIPSPVPQFRH, encoded by the exons ATGGCCAGCACCTTCGCCCGCGCCCTCTCCGCCCGCCGCTCCGCCGGCCTCCTGGCCATGGTGGGCGCCGGCTCCCTCGCCGCCGGTTTCCTGCTCGCCCGGGACACGGTCAGCGCGGGGGACCGGCAGCGGCGGCGCTACCCGCCCAG CGCTGAGTACCCTGACCTGCGGAAGCACAACAACTGCATGGCCAGCAACCTGACGCCAGCCATCTACGCCAGGCTCTGTGACAAAGCAACCCCAAATGGCTGGACCTTGGACCAGTGCATCCAGACAGGTGTCGACAATCCTGGCCACCCCTTCATCAAGACTGTGGGCATGGTAGCTGGCGATGAAGAAACCTACGAG GTGTTTGCTGACCTGTTTGACCCCGTGATTCAGGAGCGGCACAACGGATACAACCCCCGCACCATGAAGCACGTCACAGACCTGGATGCTACCAAG ATAAAATTTGGCCACTTTGATGAACGCTATGTGCTCTCGTCCCGGGTCCGGACTGGGCGCAGCATCCGCGGGCTGAGCCTGCCACCAGCCTGCACCCGTGCTGAGCGGCGAGAGGTGGAGAAGGTGGCCGTGGAGGCACTGAATGGCCTCACCGGAGACCTGGCAGGCCGCTACTACCGCCTCGGCGAGATGACGGAGAAGGAGCAACAGCAGCTCATCGAT GACCACTTCCTCTTCGACAAACCAGTGTCCCCGCTCCTGACGGCAGCAGGAATGGCCCGGGACTGGCCCGACGCACGAGGGATCTG GCACAACAATGAGAAGACCTTCCTGATCTGGATCAACGAGGAGGACCACACGCGTATCATCTCCATGGAGAAGGGTGGCAACATGAAGCGCGTCTTCGAGCGGTTCTGTCGGGGCCTGAAGGAG GTGGAGCGGCTAATCCAGGAGCGAGGCTGGGAGTTCATGTGGAATGAGCGGCTGGGTTACATCCTGACCTgcccctccaacctgggcactGGGCTGCGAGCAGGCGTCCACATCAAGCTGCCACTGCTCAGCAAG GATAGCCGCTTCCCTAAGATCCTGGAGAACCTCCGGCTACAGAAGCGTGGGACAGGTGGTGTGGACACTGCAGCTACTGGCAGCATCTTCGACATCTCCAACCTGGACCGGCTGGGGAAGTCAGAG GTGGAGCTGGTGCAGCTGGTGATAGACGGTGTGAACTACCTGATTGACTGTGAGCGGCGGCTGGAGAAGGGGCAGGACATCCGCATCCCCTCCCCGGTGCCACAGTTCCGGCACTGA